The following are encoded in a window of Balaenoptera ricei isolate mBalRic1 chromosome 1, mBalRic1.hap2, whole genome shotgun sequence genomic DNA:
- the LZIC gene encoding protein LZIC isoform X1 has protein sequence MASRGKTETSKLKQNLEEQLDRLMQQLQDLEECREELDTDEYEETKKETLEQLSEFNDSLKKIMSGNMTLVDELSGMQLAIQAAISQAFKTPEVIRLFAKKQPGQLRTRLAEMDRDLMVGKLERDLYTQQKVEILTALRKLGEKLTADDEAFLSANAGAILSQFEKVSTDLGSGDKVLALASFEVEKTKK, from the exons ATGGCTTCCAGAGGAAAGACAGAGACAAGCAAATTAAAGCAGAACTTAGAAGAACAGTTGGATAGACTAATGCAGCAATTACAGGACCTGGAGGAATGCAG AGAGGAACTTGATACAGATGAATATgaagaaaccaaaaaagaaactCTGGAGCAACTAAGTGAATTTAATGATTCACTAAAGAAAATTATGTCTGGAAATATGACTTTGGTTGATGAACTAAGTGGAATGCAACTG GCTATCCAGGCAGCTATCAGCCAGGCCTTTAAAACCCCAGAGGTCATCAGATTGTTTGCAAAGAAACAACCAGGTCAGCTTCGGACAAGGTTAGCAGAG ATGGATAGAGATCTCATGGTAGGAAAGCTGGAAAGAGACCTGTATACTCAGCAGAAAGTGGAGATACTAACAGCTCTCAGGAAACTTGGAGAGAAG CTGACTGCAGATGACGAGGCCTTCTTGTCAGCAAACGCAGGTGCTATACTCAGCCAGTTTGAGAAAGTCTCTACAGACCTTG GCTCTGGCGACAAAGTTCTTGCTTTGGCAAGTTTTGaggttgaaaaaacaaaaaaatga
- the LZIC gene encoding protein LZIC isoform X2 codes for MASRGKTETSKLKQNLEEQLDRLMQQLQDLEECREELDTDEYEETKKETLEQLSEFNDSLKKIMSGNMTLVDELSGMQLAIQAAISQAFKTPEVIRLFAKKQPGQLRTRLAEMDRDLMVGKLERDLYTQQKVEILTALRKLGEKLTADDEAFLSANAGAILSQFEKVSTDLGEHLRLTKYTY; via the exons ATGGCTTCCAGAGGAAAGACAGAGACAAGCAAATTAAAGCAGAACTTAGAAGAACAGTTGGATAGACTAATGCAGCAATTACAGGACCTGGAGGAATGCAG AGAGGAACTTGATACAGATGAATATgaagaaaccaaaaaagaaactCTGGAGCAACTAAGTGAATTTAATGATTCACTAAAGAAAATTATGTCTGGAAATATGACTTTGGTTGATGAACTAAGTGGAATGCAACTG GCTATCCAGGCAGCTATCAGCCAGGCCTTTAAAACCCCAGAGGTCATCAGATTGTTTGCAAAGAAACAACCAGGTCAGCTTCGGACAAGGTTAGCAGAG ATGGATAGAGATCTCATGGTAGGAAAGCTGGAAAGAGACCTGTATACTCAGCAGAAAGTGGAGATACTAACAGCTCTCAGGAAACTTGGAGAGAAG CTGACTGCAGATGACGAGGCCTTCTTGTCAGCAAACGCAGGTGCTATACTCAGCCAGTTTGAGAAAGTCTCTACAGACCTTG
- the LZIC gene encoding protein LZIC isoform X3 — protein MASRGKTETSKLKQNLEEQLDRLMQQLQDLEECREELDTDEYEETKKETLEQLSEFNDSLKKIMSGNMTLVDELSGMQLAIQAAISQAFKTPEVIRLFAKKQPGQLRTRLAEMDRDLMVGKLERDLYTQQKVEILTALRKLGEKLTADDEAFLSANAGAILSQFEKVSTDLATN, from the exons ATGGCTTCCAGAGGAAAGACAGAGACAAGCAAATTAAAGCAGAACTTAGAAGAACAGTTGGATAGACTAATGCAGCAATTACAGGACCTGGAGGAATGCAG AGAGGAACTTGATACAGATGAATATgaagaaaccaaaaaagaaactCTGGAGCAACTAAGTGAATTTAATGATTCACTAAAGAAAATTATGTCTGGAAATATGACTTTGGTTGATGAACTAAGTGGAATGCAACTG GCTATCCAGGCAGCTATCAGCCAGGCCTTTAAAACCCCAGAGGTCATCAGATTGTTTGCAAAGAAACAACCAGGTCAGCTTCGGACAAGGTTAGCAGAG ATGGATAGAGATCTCATGGTAGGAAAGCTGGAAAGAGACCTGTATACTCAGCAGAAAGTGGAGATACTAACAGCTCTCAGGAAACTTGGAGAGAAG CTGACTGCAGATGACGAGGCCTTCTTGTCAGCAAACGCAGGTGCTATACTCAGCCAGTTTGAGAAAGTCTCTACAGACCTTG